Proteins encoded together in one Catellatospora citrea window:
- a CDS encoding spermidine synthase: protein MSARLQELGWRQTPMGVISLRRRWDPMFKTDVYEVKLDDDFLMSSLFTVAEEAVADLALAELDGTGFDVVVGGLGLGFTALTVLADERVASLLVIDALSDVIAWHEQGLIPAGTTLTADPRCRLAEGDFFARCASPDGLDPHRPGRRFHAIVVDIDHSPSHLLHPSHAGFYEPAGLRRLAEHLHPGGVFTLWSNDPPDEQFTARLAGVFRDVRAEVVSFPNPLQERESTNTVYVARRR from the coding sequence ATGAGCGCACGGCTGCAGGAACTCGGCTGGCGGCAGACGCCGATGGGCGTGATCAGCCTGCGCCGCCGCTGGGATCCGATGTTCAAGACCGACGTGTACGAGGTCAAGCTCGACGACGACTTCCTCATGTCGAGCCTGTTCACCGTCGCCGAGGAGGCCGTCGCGGACCTGGCCCTGGCCGAGCTGGACGGCACCGGCTTCGACGTGGTCGTCGGCGGCCTCGGCCTCGGTTTCACGGCACTGACCGTGCTCGCCGACGAACGGGTGGCCTCGCTGCTGGTGATCGACGCGCTGTCCGACGTCATCGCCTGGCACGAGCAGGGCCTGATCCCGGCGGGCACGACGCTGACCGCCGACCCGCGCTGCCGCCTCGCCGAGGGCGACTTCTTCGCCCGTTGCGCGTCCCCGGACGGCCTCGACCCGCACCGCCCCGGCCGGCGCTTCCACGCGATCGTCGTCGACATCGACCACTCGCCGAGCCACCTGCTGCACCCCAGCCACGCCGGCTTCTACGAGCCCGCGGGCCTGCGCCGGCTGGCCGAGCACCTGCACCCGGGCGGCGTCTTCACGCTGTGGTCCAACGACCCGCCGGACGAGCAGTTCACCGCGCGGCTGGCCGGGGTGTTCCGCGACGTGCGGGCCGAGGTCGTCAGCTTCCCCAACCCGCTGCAGGAGCGGGAGTCCACCAACACCGTCTACGTCGCCAGGCGGCGCTGA
- the gcvH gene encoding glycine cleavage system protein GcvH has product MSTVPENLHYTRDHEWLSDGDVPTVGITAFAAEALGDIVYVELPAVGTSVTAGEPCGEVESTKSVSELYAPADGEIVAVNPAVVDDPSLVNADPYGQGWLFRLRLTGAAELLDAAEYAALTGAEGDR; this is encoded by the coding sequence GTGAGTACCGTGCCCGAGAACCTGCACTACACCCGTGACCACGAATGGCTGTCGGACGGGGACGTCCCGACCGTCGGCATCACCGCTTTCGCCGCCGAGGCGCTGGGCGACATCGTCTACGTCGAACTGCCCGCGGTCGGCACGTCCGTGACGGCGGGGGAGCCGTGCGGCGAGGTCGAGTCGACGAAGTCGGTCAGTGAGCTGTACGCCCCGGCCGACGGCGAGATCGTCGCGGTGAACCCGGCCGTCGTCGATGACCCGTCGCTGGTCAACGCCGACCCGTACGGGCAGGGCTGGCTGTTCCGGCTGCGCCTGACCGGCGCGGCGGAGCTGCTCGACGCGGCGGAGTACGCCGCGCTCACCGGGGCGGAGGGCGACCGGTGA
- the glyA gene encoding serine hydroxymethyltransferase: MLDSPLAEFDPEVHAALRAELGRQRDTLEMIASENFAPLAVLQAQGSVLTNKYAEGYPGRRYYGGCEHVDVVEQLAIDRVKALFGAAYANVQPHSGAQANAAAMMALIQPGDTILGLDLAHGGHLTHGMRINFSGRLYRAVAYHVSAEDGRVDLAEVERLALEHRPALIIAGWSAYPRQLDFAAFRKIADLVGARLMVDMAHFAGLVAAGLHPNPVPYADVVTTTTHKTLGGPRGGVVLTDHEDVARKVNSAVFPGQQGGPLEHVIAAKAVGFKMAASPEFAQRQQRTLDGARLLAQRLSAPDVAAAGVSVLSGGTDVHLVLVDLRASELDGRQAEDRLHGIGITVNRNAVPGDPRPPMVTSGLRVGTAALAARGFAEADFVEVADIVAQALLPSFDDGAAAALRARVAALTAAHPLYPAL, from the coding sequence ATGCTGGACTCCCCGCTGGCCGAGTTCGACCCCGAGGTGCACGCGGCGCTGCGCGCCGAGCTGGGCCGCCAGCGCGACACCCTGGAGATGATCGCGAGCGAGAACTTCGCGCCGCTGGCCGTGCTCCAGGCGCAGGGCTCGGTGCTGACCAACAAGTACGCCGAGGGTTACCCGGGGCGGCGCTACTACGGCGGCTGCGAGCACGTCGACGTGGTGGAGCAGCTGGCGATCGACCGGGTGAAGGCGCTGTTCGGCGCGGCGTACGCCAACGTGCAGCCGCACTCGGGGGCGCAGGCCAACGCGGCGGCCATGATGGCGCTGATCCAGCCGGGCGACACCATCCTCGGGCTGGACCTGGCGCACGGCGGCCACCTCACCCACGGCATGCGGATCAACTTCTCCGGGCGGCTGTACCGGGCGGTCGCCTACCACGTGTCGGCCGAGGACGGCCGCGTCGACCTCGCCGAGGTGGAGCGGCTTGCGCTCGAACACCGGCCCGCGTTGATCATCGCGGGCTGGTCGGCGTACCCGCGGCAGCTGGACTTCGCCGCCTTCCGCAAGATCGCCGACCTGGTCGGCGCGCGGCTCATGGTGGACATGGCCCATTTCGCCGGCCTGGTCGCCGCGGGCCTGCACCCGAACCCGGTGCCGTACGCCGACGTGGTCACCACGACGACGCACAAGACCCTGGGCGGCCCGCGCGGGGGAGTGGTGCTGACCGACCACGAGGATGTCGCCCGCAAGGTGAACAGCGCGGTGTTCCCGGGCCAGCAGGGCGGTCCGCTGGAGCACGTCATCGCCGCCAAGGCGGTCGGTTTCAAGATGGCCGCGAGTCCCGAGTTCGCGCAGCGGCAGCAGCGCACTCTCGACGGCGCGCGACTGCTGGCGCAGCGCCTGTCCGCGCCCGACGTCGCCGCGGCGGGGGTGTCCGTGCTGTCCGGCGGGACCGACGTGCACCTCGTTCTGGTCGACCTGCGGGCGTCCGAGCTGGACGGGCGGCAGGCCGAGGACCGGCTGCACGGCATCGGCATCACGGTGAACCGCAACGCCGTGCCGGGCGACCCCCGCCCGCCGATGGTCACCTCCGGGCTGCGTGTCGGCACCGCCGCGCTGGCCGCCCGCGGGTTCGCCGAGGCCGACTTCGTCGAGGTCGCCGACATCGTCGCGCAGGCGCTGCTGCCGTCCTTCGACGACGGGGCCGCGGCCGCCCTGCGGGCCAGGGTCGCCGCGCTGACCGCGGCGCACCCGCTCTATCCGGCCCTGTGA
- a CDS encoding winged helix-turn-helix transcriptional regulator, translating into MGASYRQFCPVAKAMELLDERWTLLVVRELVAGSRHFNELRRGLPRMSPTLLSKRLQQLVAAGVVERRPTDTEVQYLLTQAGRELEPIVVALGAWGVRWIGELGDQDLDPKLLLWDMRRHVDRAAAPGGRTVIRFAFHDVARPLRDWWLVITPEDVDVCDDDPGHEVAVTVTASLRGLIRVWLGELSWSDGLRRGELAIEGPQALRRAVPSWFRSNVFATVARPEPVPEPVGARA; encoded by the coding sequence ATGGGAGCCTCTTACCGCCAGTTCTGCCCGGTGGCCAAGGCCATGGAGCTGCTCGACGAGCGCTGGACGCTGCTGGTCGTCCGGGAGTTGGTGGCGGGTAGCCGACACTTCAACGAGCTGCGCCGCGGCCTGCCGCGCATGTCGCCGACGCTGCTGTCCAAGCGCCTGCAGCAGCTGGTCGCCGCCGGGGTCGTCGAGCGGCGGCCGACGGACACCGAGGTGCAGTATCTGCTGACCCAGGCCGGGCGGGAGCTGGAGCCGATCGTGGTGGCGCTGGGCGCGTGGGGCGTGCGCTGGATCGGCGAACTCGGCGACCAGGATCTCGACCCGAAGCTGCTGCTGTGGGACATGCGCCGTCACGTCGACCGCGCGGCGGCGCCCGGCGGTCGTACGGTGATCCGGTTCGCCTTCCACGACGTGGCCCGCCCGCTGCGGGACTGGTGGCTGGTGATCACGCCGGAGGACGTCGACGTCTGCGACGACGATCCGGGGCATGAGGTCGCGGTGACGGTGACGGCGAGCCTGCGCGGCCTGATCCGGGTCTGGCTCGGCGAGCTGTCCTGGTCCGACGGCCTGCGCCGCGGCGAGCTGGCGATCGAGGGCCCGCAGGCGCTGCGCCGGGCGGTGCCGTCGTGGTTCCGGTCGAACGTGTTCGCCACCGTGGCACGCCCGGAACCGGTTCCGGAGCCCGTGGGCGCACGAGCCTGA
- a CDS encoding carbohydrate ABC transporter permease: MTAPGRPARRGGFRALVGTFLGYAVLVFFALVFLYPFVIQTANSFKTEADAAAHPLSPVPDPFTTAAFTRIFDSTAFPLWIGNSILVTLLITVGRVFLDSLAGYALARLSFRGRGAVTAMIVAVMAVPGVVLLIPKFLVLNQLGIYNTYPALVLPLLVDAAGVFIMRQFFLSVPPSLEEAARMDGAGVFRTYWSIILPMARPALITLTILSFQASWNEFPHTVVAVQSPQLFTLPRGIANLVSGSLGAGTQYPLKLGAALLATIPVAIIFVVFQRYFVRGAAEGASKE; this comes from the coding sequence GTGACCGCGCCGGGGCGGCCCGCTCGCCGTGGCGGGTTCCGCGCGCTCGTGGGCACCTTCCTCGGATACGCCGTCCTGGTCTTCTTCGCGCTGGTGTTCCTGTACCCGTTCGTGATCCAGACCGCCAACTCGTTCAAGACCGAGGCCGACGCCGCCGCGCATCCCCTGTCGCCGGTCCCTGACCCGTTCACCACGGCCGCGTTCACGAGGATCTTCGACAGCACCGCGTTCCCGCTGTGGATCGGCAACTCGATCCTGGTCACCCTGCTCATCACGGTCGGACGGGTGTTCCTGGACTCGCTGGCCGGATACGCCCTGGCCCGGCTCAGCTTCCGGGGCCGGGGCGCGGTCACCGCCATGATCGTGGCGGTGATGGCGGTGCCGGGCGTCGTGCTGCTGATCCCGAAGTTCCTGGTGCTCAACCAGCTCGGCATCTACAACACCTACCCCGCGCTTGTACTGCCGCTGCTGGTCGACGCCGCCGGGGTGTTCATCATGCGGCAGTTCTTCCTGTCCGTGCCGCCCAGCCTGGAAGAGGCCGCCCGGATGGACGGCGCGGGCGTGTTCCGCACCTACTGGTCGATCATCCTGCCGATGGCCCGACCAGCGCTGATCACGCTGACCATCCTGTCGTTCCAGGCGTCCTGGAACGAGTTCCCGCACACCGTGGTCGCGGTGCAGAGCCCGCAGCTGTTCACCCTGCCCCGCGGCATCGCCAACCTGGTCAGCGGCTCACTCGGGGCGGGCACCCAGTATCCGCTGAAGCTCGGCGCGGCACTGCTGGCCACCATCCCGGTCGCGATCATCTTCGTCGTCTTCCAGCGCTACTTCGTCAGAGGGGCAGCCGAGGGCGCCAGCAAGGAGTGA
- a CDS encoding peptidoglycan DD-metalloendopeptidase family protein, with protein MRLPLALRAAVAGLATATLVVLGPAGPASAATTIVDNATAGGFTASANWGTSTWSAQRYGADYRFATPDTTASDAAWFTATIAAAGPHTVEVWYPADAGYNNATPFVVAASGGNQTVVVDQRANGGRWVSLGTFNLAAGTRSVVGVSRWTNGTGYVVADAIRLTSTTGAPAFSLPLAKSALPRSEYDDPHHDYPAIDLPIGTGTPAYAVRGGTVVIIDDSSCGRGVNLTGADGNVYTYCHFSSWSVANGATVVAGQQVGLTGNTGNSTGPHLHFGIRTGSTRRCPQNYLLALYDGVTPPAATSLPTTGCFYTSLTSATVQPLG; from the coding sequence GTGAGACTTCCCCTCGCCCTGCGCGCCGCCGTCGCCGGGCTCGCCACCGCCACCCTCGTCGTGCTCGGCCCCGCCGGGCCGGCGTCGGCGGCGACCACCATCGTGGACAACGCCACCGCCGGCGGGTTCACCGCCAGCGCCAACTGGGGCACCTCGACCTGGTCCGCGCAGCGCTACGGCGCCGACTACCGCTTCGCCACCCCGGACACCACGGCCAGCGACGCGGCCTGGTTCACCGCCACGATCGCGGCGGCCGGCCCGCACACGGTCGAGGTCTGGTATCCGGCCGACGCCGGCTACAACAACGCCACCCCGTTCGTCGTCGCCGCCAGCGGCGGCAACCAGACGGTCGTGGTCGACCAGCGGGCCAACGGCGGCCGGTGGGTCAGCCTCGGCACGTTCAACCTGGCCGCGGGCACCCGCAGCGTGGTCGGCGTGAGCCGGTGGACCAACGGCACCGGCTACGTCGTCGCCGACGCGATCCGGCTGACGTCGACCACCGGCGCACCGGCGTTCTCCCTGCCGCTGGCCAAGAGCGCGCTGCCGCGCAGCGAGTACGACGACCCGCACCACGACTACCCGGCCATCGACCTGCCCATCGGCACGGGCACCCCGGCCTACGCGGTCCGCGGTGGCACCGTGGTGATCATCGACGACAGCTCGTGCGGCCGCGGCGTCAACCTGACCGGGGCCGACGGCAACGTCTACACGTACTGCCACTTCTCGTCGTGGTCGGTGGCCAACGGCGCCACCGTCGTGGCGGGACAGCAAGTCGGCCTCACCGGCAACACCGGCAACTCGACCGGCCCGCACCTGCACTTCGGCATCCGCACCGGCAGCACCCGCCGGTGCCCGCAGAACTACTTGCTGGCGCTCTACGACGGGGTGACCCCGCCCGCCGCGACCAGCCTGCCGACCACCGGCTGCTTCTACACCAGCCTGACCTCGGCCACCGTCCAGCCGCTCGGCTGA
- a CDS encoding class I SAM-dependent methyltransferase encodes MTAPTDADSALKAKHRAMWALGDYPAVAAEVIPELGTVLAKASGAGPGQRVLDVGAGSGNAAIPAALAGAEVVASDLTPELFDAGRQVAEQRGAKLSWEQADAEALPYATGEFDVVMSCVGIMFAPHHQAAADELVRVCRPGGTIALANWTPQGFIGQMFAVMKPYAAPPPPGAQPPPLWGSEEHVAALFGDRVTDVTTERRTVRVDRFATAEEFRDFFKACYGPTIAVYRNIADQPDKVAALDEALAELGRRNDLGWGAMDWEYLLYTAHRAG; translated from the coding sequence ATGACGGCACCGACTGACGCGGACAGCGCGCTCAAGGCCAAGCACCGCGCGATGTGGGCGCTGGGCGACTACCCGGCGGTCGCCGCCGAGGTCATCCCCGAACTCGGCACCGTGCTGGCGAAGGCGAGCGGCGCCGGACCGGGGCAGCGCGTGCTCGACGTCGGCGCCGGTTCCGGCAACGCGGCGATCCCCGCCGCGCTGGCCGGGGCCGAGGTCGTCGCCAGCGACCTGACCCCGGAGCTGTTCGACGCCGGGCGCCAGGTCGCCGAGCAGCGCGGCGCGAAGCTGAGCTGGGAGCAGGCCGACGCCGAGGCGCTGCCGTACGCCACGGGCGAGTTCGACGTCGTGATGTCCTGCGTGGGCATCATGTTCGCCCCGCACCACCAGGCCGCCGCCGACGAGCTGGTCCGGGTGTGCCGCCCCGGCGGGACCATCGCGCTGGCCAACTGGACGCCGCAGGGCTTCATCGGGCAGATGTTCGCCGTCATGAAGCCGTACGCTGCGCCCCCGCCGCCCGGGGCGCAGCCTCCGCCGCTGTGGGGCAGCGAGGAGCATGTCGCCGCGCTGTTCGGCGACCGGGTCACCGACGTCACCACCGAGCGTCGCACGGTCCGGGTGGACCGGTTCGCCACCGCCGAGGAGTTCCGCGACTTCTTCAAGGCCTGCTACGGCCCCACCATCGCGGTGTACCGCAACATCGCCGACCAGCCCGACAAGGTCGCCGCCCTCGACGAGGCGCTGGCCGAACTCGGCCGCCGCAACGACCTCGGCTGGGGCGCGATGGACTGGGAGTACCTGCTCTACACCGCGCACCGGGCGGGCTGA
- a CDS encoding carbohydrate ABC transporter permease, which yields MTEPAVRRRRSGIQGNEAAAGWLFVAPAVLILGLFLVLPIGMALWVSVSGWNGQGSPFAPGVPFVGAQNYTELFLAEGLTRENFMISIRNNLYYVAVAVPAQTLLALALALVVNQRFLKGTSFFRTAFYFPSVTSSVAISVVFLFLFANSGAVNALLALVGISGPAWFADPRGLLHLVLGGLGLVDVDNPPAALTGGGPFGLSWWEWLAGPSVAMSTIIMLVVWTTSGTFMLIFLAALQDVPVQVEEASLIDGANAWQRLRHVTLPMLKPALFLVITLGLIGTWQVFDQIYVMSQGKPANTTLTPAYLSYRTAFTDFEYGVGAAISFVLFLIIVVMTLVQRWVMRDRDEVRPRRRWWPRRGGAS from the coding sequence GTGACCGAGCCGGCAGTGCGCCGCCGCCGCAGCGGCATCCAGGGCAATGAGGCAGCCGCCGGCTGGCTGTTCGTCGCGCCCGCGGTGCTGATCCTCGGCCTGTTCCTGGTGCTGCCGATCGGCATGGCGCTGTGGGTCAGCGTGAGCGGCTGGAACGGGCAGGGCAGCCCCTTCGCGCCCGGGGTGCCGTTCGTCGGCGCGCAGAACTACACCGAGCTGTTCCTGGCCGAGGGGCTGACCCGCGAGAACTTCATGATCAGCATCAGGAACAACCTGTACTACGTCGCCGTCGCGGTGCCCGCGCAGACGCTGCTGGCGCTGGCGCTGGCCCTGGTCGTCAACCAGCGCTTCCTCAAGGGCACGTCGTTCTTCCGCACCGCGTTCTACTTCCCGTCCGTCACCAGCTCCGTCGCGATCAGCGTGGTGTTCCTGTTCCTGTTCGCCAACTCCGGCGCGGTCAACGCACTGCTCGCCCTGGTCGGCATCAGCGGCCCGGCCTGGTTCGCCGACCCGCGCGGGCTGCTGCACCTCGTGCTCGGCGGGCTCGGCCTGGTCGACGTCGACAACCCTCCCGCCGCGCTAACCGGCGGCGGCCCATTCGGACTGTCCTGGTGGGAGTGGCTGGCCGGGCCCAGCGTCGCCATGTCCACGATCATCATGCTGGTCGTCTGGACCACCAGCGGCACCTTCATGCTGATCTTCCTGGCGGCGCTGCAGGACGTGCCGGTGCAGGTCGAGGAGGCGAGCCTGATCGACGGCGCGAACGCCTGGCAGCGGCTGCGCCACGTCACCCTGCCGATGCTCAAGCCGGCCCTGTTCCTGGTGATCACCCTGGGCCTGATCGGCACCTGGCAGGTCTTCGACCAGATCTACGTGATGAGCCAGGGCAAGCCCGCCAACACCACGCTCACCCCCGCCTACCTGTCCTACCGCACCGCGTTCACCGACTTCGAGTACGGCGTCGGCGCGGCGATCTCCTTCGTGCTGTTCCTGATCATCGTGGTGATGACGCTGGTCCAACGCTGGGTCATGCGCGACCGCGACGAGGTCCGGCCCCGCCGCCGGTGGTGGCCGCGGCGCGGGGGCGCCTCGTGA
- a CDS encoding fused MFS/spermidine synthase: MVLVFFASGVVLVLETVSLRLVAPYLGLSLQVTSAVIGVSLGAIAYGAWLGGWHADRRDPRRVLAPLLGLSALAVAGTLPVVRWLGEALRGTSVGVVLAMTAVTAFVPIMLLSAVPPMVVKLQLGSLAQTGQVVGRLSGVGTLGAVTATLVTGFILVAALPTSVIMIAAAVLLALAGLALGAYLHRTRDRAGKASATHTRVAVAALLAVGTGLSVLAPDPCDIETAYHCAQVTADPQRPGGRVLYLNSAEHSYVDLDDPSRLEYAYTQWIGVVADLAAPTGAAIDAVHLGGGGFTVPGYLAATRPGSRSTVFEIDGGLVDLAERTLGLRPGPDLRAVVGDARMLLGDLPDASADLVVGDAFGDLSVPWHLTTREMMAQVRRVTGADGVFVQNVIDGPPTRFVRAEMATVAAVFPHVALIAPRGALDGREGANFLVVASARPLPLQAIAARLAMLPEPVPMISGSELAAFTGDAAVLTDDYAPVDQMMVRLS, from the coding sequence ATGGTCCTGGTCTTCTTCGCCAGCGGAGTCGTGCTGGTGCTGGAGACCGTGTCACTGCGCCTCGTCGCGCCCTATCTCGGGCTCAGCCTCCAGGTGACCAGCGCCGTCATCGGCGTCTCGCTGGGCGCGATCGCGTACGGCGCCTGGCTGGGCGGCTGGCACGCCGACCGCCGCGACCCGCGGCGCGTGCTGGCCCCGCTGCTGGGCCTGTCGGCGCTGGCCGTGGCGGGCACCCTGCCGGTGGTCCGCTGGCTCGGCGAGGCACTGCGGGGCACCTCGGTCGGCGTGGTGCTCGCGATGACCGCGGTGACCGCGTTCGTGCCGATCATGCTGCTGTCCGCGGTGCCGCCCATGGTGGTCAAGCTCCAGCTCGGCAGCCTGGCGCAGACCGGGCAGGTGGTCGGGCGGCTGTCCGGGGTGGGCACCCTCGGCGCGGTGACGGCCACCCTGGTCACCGGGTTCATCCTGGTGGCGGCGCTGCCCACCAGCGTGATCATGATCGCGGCGGCGGTGCTGCTCGCGCTGGCCGGGCTCGCGCTGGGGGCATACCTGCACCGCACCCGCGACCGGGCGGGCAAGGCGTCCGCCACGCACACCCGGGTGGCCGTGGCGGCACTGCTGGCCGTCGGCACCGGCCTGTCGGTGCTCGCGCCCGACCCGTGCGACATCGAGACGGCGTATCACTGCGCACAGGTCACCGCGGACCCGCAGCGGCCGGGCGGCCGGGTGCTGTACCTCAACTCCGCCGAGCACTCCTACGTGGACCTGGACGACCCGTCCCGGCTGGAGTACGCGTACACCCAATGGATCGGCGTGGTCGCCGACCTCGCCGCGCCGACCGGCGCCGCGATCGACGCGGTGCACCTCGGCGGCGGCGGCTTCACGGTGCCGGGCTATCTCGCCGCGACCCGGCCCGGCAGTCGCAGCACGGTGTTCGAGATCGACGGCGGGCTGGTCGACCTGGCCGAGCGCACGCTCGGCCTGCGTCCCGGCCCCGACCTGCGGGCCGTGGTCGGCGACGCCCGCATGCTGCTCGGCGACCTGCCCGACGCCTCCGCCGACCTGGTCGTCGGCGACGCGTTCGGCGACCTGTCGGTGCCGTGGCACCTCACCACCCGCGAGATGATGGCGCAGGTCCGCCGGGTGACCGGCGCGGACGGCGTGTTCGTGCAGAACGTCATCGACGGGCCGCCGACCCGCTTCGTCCGCGCCGAGATGGCCACCGTCGCGGCGGTCTTCCCGCACGTGGCGCTGATCGCGCCGCGCGGCGCGCTCGACGGCCGCGAGGGGGCCAACTTCCTCGTCGTCGCGTCGGCCCGTCCGCTGCCGCTGCAGGCGATCGCCGCCCGGCTGGCGATGCTGCCGGAGCCCGTCCCGATGATCTCCGGCAGCGAGCTGGCCGCGTTCACCGGCGACGCGGCCGTGCTCACCGACGACTACGCGCCGGTCGACCAGATGATGGTCCGCCTGTCCTGA
- a CDS encoding sugar ABC transporter substrate-binding protein, whose amino-acid sequence MVRAGLRAFVAACLLALAGCGDTSGPVPQRTGPADLQVLIGSSGAAETKAVTEAAAAWAATSGNTVTVIPAQDLDQQLGQAFAGSSPPDVFYVDAARFADFASVGALEPYADGLPSAGDFYPTLRQAFTYQGRFYCAPKDFATLALQVNEDLWAQAGLTAADVPRDWAQLTAVAERIAAKGITPLVLGDTVERIGAFLVQAGGWLISPDGTRATADSPENLTALRYVQQLLRTRLARYPSALDTGWAGEAFGRGLAAMTIEGNWIRGALAGDYPGVRYTVHALPAGPAGEGTLSFTTCWGISARTPYRAQAVAFVEAMTAVDQQLAFASAYGVMPSVTTARDRYLQAFPADRAFLDGADHAQGPVNAPRMGNVLSDFDTQLQRLVVADPQAILRRLQRNMTAALR is encoded by the coding sequence ATGGTACGAGCGGGGCTGCGCGCCTTCGTCGCGGCATGCCTGCTCGCGCTGGCCGGGTGCGGGGACACATCCGGCCCGGTCCCCCAGCGCACCGGCCCTGCCGACCTGCAGGTCCTCATCGGCTCCTCCGGCGCGGCCGAGACGAAGGCCGTCACCGAGGCCGCCGCGGCGTGGGCGGCGACCAGCGGCAACACGGTGACCGTCATCCCCGCTCAGGACCTCGACCAGCAACTCGGGCAGGCGTTCGCGGGCTCGTCGCCGCCGGACGTCTTCTACGTCGACGCGGCCCGGTTCGCCGACTTCGCCAGCGTCGGCGCACTGGAGCCGTACGCCGACGGGCTGCCCTCGGCGGGCGACTTCTACCCCACGCTGCGGCAGGCGTTCACCTATCAGGGCCGGTTCTACTGCGCGCCCAAGGACTTCGCCACGCTGGCCCTGCAGGTCAACGAGGATCTGTGGGCGCAGGCCGGGCTCACAGCCGCCGACGTGCCCCGCGACTGGGCGCAGCTGACGGCGGTCGCCGAGCGCATCGCGGCCAAAGGCATCACGCCGCTGGTGCTCGGCGACACCGTCGAGCGCATCGGCGCGTTCCTGGTGCAGGCGGGCGGCTGGCTGATCAGCCCCGACGGGACCCGGGCCACGGCCGACAGCCCGGAGAACCTCACCGCGCTGCGGTACGTGCAGCAGCTGCTGCGGACGCGGCTCGCCCGCTATCCGAGCGCGCTCGACACGGGCTGGGCCGGGGAGGCGTTCGGCCGGGGCCTGGCCGCGATGACGATCGAGGGCAACTGGATCAGGGGTGCACTGGCCGGTGACTACCCCGGCGTCCGGTACACCGTGCACGCGCTGCCGGCCGGGCCCGCCGGGGAGGGCACGCTGTCGTTCACGACCTGCTGGGGCATCTCGGCCAGGACGCCGTACCGTGCCCAGGCCGTCGCGTTCGTCGAGGCGATGACGGCCGTGGACCAGCAGCTCGCCTTCGCCTCCGCGTACGGTGTGATGCCCTCGGTCACCACCGCTCGCGACCGCTACCTGCAGGCCTTCCCGGCCGACCGGGCGTTCCTGGACGGCGCGGACCATGCCCAGGGCCCGGTCAACGCCCCGAGGATGGGCAACGTCCTGTCCGACTTCGACACCCAGCTGCAGCGGCTGGTCGTGGCCGACCCGCAGGCGATCCTCCGGCGGCTGCAGCGCAACATGACGGCGGCGCTGCGGTGA
- a CDS encoding cation diffusion facilitator family transporter, with amino-acid sequence MGSGHGHGHSHGVTATGRHRRALAAVLAISLVIFVVEVVGAVVTGSLALLADAGHVLADAGGVALALGAAVLAARPPTERRTWGWARAEVLAAAINGLVLAGMGVYVLIEGVRRLFVPAEVHPGGMALFAALGLVGNAIGIAILYRVRDASLNMRGAFLEVATDTATSVGVLVAAAIIAWTGYTQADAIVSILIGLVIVPRALKLLRAAADVLLQAVPAGIDVNEIRAHITGLDHVVGVHDLHVYTVTSGLPVLTAHVVVEAGCFQDGHAPQLLDALQLCISGHFDVVHSTFQLEPPGHLGHEHETHA; translated from the coding sequence ATGGGCTCGGGACACGGCCACGGGCACAGCCACGGGGTCACCGCGACCGGCAGGCACCGCCGGGCGCTCGCCGCGGTGCTGGCCATCTCCCTGGTCATCTTCGTGGTCGAGGTGGTCGGCGCGGTGGTCACCGGCAGCCTCGCGCTGCTGGCCGACGCGGGACACGTGCTGGCCGACGCGGGCGGGGTCGCGCTGGCGCTCGGCGCGGCCGTGCTGGCGGCCCGGCCCCCGACGGAGCGGCGCACCTGGGGCTGGGCCCGCGCGGAGGTGCTGGCCGCCGCGATCAACGGCCTGGTCCTCGCGGGCATGGGCGTCTACGTGCTCATCGAGGGCGTACGCCGGCTGTTCGTGCCCGCCGAGGTGCACCCCGGCGGGATGGCCCTGTTCGCCGCGCTCGGACTGGTCGGCAACGCGATCGGCATCGCGATCCTGTACCGGGTCCGCGACGCGAGCCTCAACATGCGCGGCGCGTTCCTGGAGGTCGCCACGGACACCGCGACGTCGGTCGGGGTGCTGGTCGCGGCCGCGATCATCGCGTGGACCGGCTACACCCAGGCCGACGCGATCGTGTCGATCCTCATCGGGCTGGTCATCGTGCCGCGGGCGCTGAAGCTCCTGCGCGCGGCCGCCGACGTGCTGCTGCAGGCCGTGCCTGCCGGGATCGACGTGAACGAGATCCGCGCCCACATCACCGGCCTGGACCACGTGGTCGGCGTACACGACCTGCACGTCTACACGGTCACCTCGGGCCTGCCGGTGCTGACCGCGCACGTCGTGGTCGAGGCCGGGTGCTTCCAGGACGGCCACGCACCGCAGCTGCTCGACGCGCTGCAGCTGTGCATCAGCGGGCACTTCGACGTCGTGCACTCCACGTTCCAGCTCGAACCGCCCGGCCATCTCGGCCACGAGCACGAGACCCACGCCTGA